A window from Pseudomonas kribbensis encodes these proteins:
- a CDS encoding ABC transporter ATP-binding protein produces MLRVFERRLDPFPPDEAPPPPVGLMRFLWACTRGARGYVLALALLSASVSIYEAWLFSFLGQVVDLLSTWQAGGAASGQESRVLWGIAIVLLTSIGLVALRTMVQHQILAINLPLRLRWDFHRLMLRQSLSFFSDEFSGRVTTKVMQTALAVREVLFTIIEIAPGIGVYFIAIIALAGGFALKLMLPFIAWVALFGLAMLYFVPRLGQVGQEQAHARSSMTGRISDAYTNITTVKLFSHSNREAHFARAAMEDFKLTGFRQMRLVSQFEIVNQALVVGLILGAGGYALWLWHQGQVGAGAVAAITAMALRINGMSHWIMWQMTSLFENIGTVQDGMATLTRGPKVQDAPDAGVLVPSGGAVTFDNVHFNYNGERQVLDGLSLHIRAGEKIGLVGRSGAGKSTLINLLLRFYDVDSGTIRIDGQNIAQVTQDSLRSAIGMVTQDTSLLHRSIRDNIAYGRPDATDAQVHRAAINAQADGFISQLSDRQGHTGYDTLVGERGIKLSGGQRQRIAIARVMLKNAPILLLDEATSALDSEVEVAIQESLDEMMQGKTVIAIAHRLSTIAAMDRLIVMDEGRIIEQGTHAELLERNGTYARLWQHQSGGFLGEDQGLDEAMDRA; encoded by the coding sequence ATGCTTCGCGTGTTTGAACGCAGGCTCGATCCTTTCCCGCCCGACGAGGCGCCGCCACCGCCCGTTGGCCTGATGCGTTTTCTGTGGGCCTGCACCCGGGGTGCCCGTGGCTACGTGCTTGCGCTGGCGCTGCTCAGTGCCAGCGTGTCGATCTATGAAGCCTGGCTGTTTTCGTTTCTCGGGCAAGTAGTGGACCTGCTCTCGACCTGGCAGGCCGGCGGCGCCGCGAGCGGTCAGGAAAGCCGTGTGCTGTGGGGCATCGCCATCGTCTTGCTCACGAGTATTGGCCTTGTGGCATTGCGCACGATGGTCCAGCACCAGATTCTGGCGATCAACCTGCCGCTGCGCCTGCGCTGGGACTTCCATCGCCTGATGCTGCGGCAAAGCCTTTCGTTCTTTTCCGACGAGTTCTCCGGCCGCGTCACGACCAAAGTGATGCAGACCGCGCTGGCCGTGCGCGAAGTGCTGTTCACGATCATCGAAATCGCCCCCGGTATCGGCGTTTATTTCATTGCGATCATCGCCCTGGCCGGTGGTTTTGCCCTGAAACTGATGCTGCCGTTCATTGCCTGGGTCGCCCTGTTCGGGCTGGCGATGCTGTATTTCGTGCCGCGCCTGGGACAGGTCGGGCAGGAACAGGCCCATGCGCGCTCGTCGATGACGGGGCGTATTTCCGACGCCTACACCAACATCACCACCGTCAAACTGTTCTCGCACTCCAACCGTGAAGCGCACTTCGCGCGGGCGGCGATGGAGGACTTCAAGCTCACCGGGTTCCGCCAGATGCGTCTGGTCAGTCAGTTCGAGATCGTCAATCAGGCCCTGGTGGTCGGGCTGATCCTGGGTGCCGGCGGTTATGCCCTGTGGCTCTGGCATCAGGGTCAGGTCGGTGCGGGTGCGGTGGCCGCGATCACCGCCATGGCGTTGCGGATCAACGGCATGTCCCACTGGATCATGTGGCAGATGACCTCGCTGTTCGAAAACATCGGCACGGTGCAGGACGGCATGGCCACCCTCACCCGCGGCCCCAAGGTGCAAGACGCGCCCGACGCCGGCGTGCTGGTGCCTTCCGGCGGCGCCGTGACCTTCGACAACGTGCACTTCAACTACAACGGCGAACGTCAGGTGCTCGACGGTTTGAGCCTGCACATCCGCGCCGGTGAAAAAATCGGTCTGGTGGGCCGCTCCGGGGCCGGCAAATCGACGCTGATCAATCTGCTGCTGCGCTTCTACGATGTCGACAGCGGTACGATTCGCATCGACGGGCAGAACATCGCGCAGGTGACACAGGACAGTCTGCGCAGCGCCATCGGCATGGTCACTCAGGATACGTCGCTGTTGCACCGCTCGATCCGCGACAACATTGCCTACGGGCGCCCGGACGCCACCGATGCGCAGGTTCACCGCGCTGCGATCAACGCCCAGGCCGACGGCTTCATCAGCCAGCTGAGCGACCGCCAGGGTCACACCGGTTACGACACCCTGGTCGGCGAGCGCGGCATCAAGCTGTCCGGCGGCCAGCGCCAACGTATTGCCATCGCCCGGGTGATGCTCAAGAACGCGCCGATCCTGCTGCTCGACGAGGCCACCAGTGCACTGGATTCCGAAGTCGAAGTCGCCATCCAGGAAAGTCTGGATGAAATGATGCAAGGCAAGACCGTTATCGCCATTGCGCATCGGTTGTCGACGATTGCCGCCATGGACCGGCTGATTGTCATGGACGAGGGCCGCATCATCGAACAAGGCACCCACGCCGAGCTGCTGGAACGAAACGGCACCTACGCGCGGCTCTGGCAGCATCAGAGCGGCGGTTTTCTCGGTGAAGATCAAGGGCTGGATGAAGCGATGGACCGGGCATGA
- a CDS encoding NADAR family protein, protein MFNTHKNASNPDLWQGLNLLGFALMQIRDEE, encoded by the coding sequence TTGTTTAACACCCATAAAAACGCGAGCAATCCCGACCTGTGGCAAGGCCTGAATCTGCTGGGGTTCGCGCTGATGCAGATCCGCGACGAAGAATGA